In Treponema denticola, one genomic interval encodes:
- a CDS encoding FAD-dependent oxidoreductase: MSKKDKPKKILYAVDYKPKRKSPFLLEFANHLNRTKPGSKRSITYDDPEYYVMENIVTDEMAKVGMFLKIRTPLSAQDISPLCGKTVEETEKILWDLAYVGCCITNTIDGVNKYWTEIWVPGIMEMINNNKELTEKHPEITIAFDAYGKKKGEIAPGILPMGVSPMRVIPIESAIESDTHHASYEEISHYLNQHTIFSVSDCSCRTVREKMGEGCGHLKEDMCIQMGHAAEYYIKTGRARQITREEAFEIIKRAEENGLMHDIPNLDGEGKTHAICNCCGCGCLAIRNAIMYRNTDFSRSNYISVIDEEKCVACGECVENCPSNALRLGQKICSSKPIPEEKTVKTPRDHRWGPEDWNPDYRTNRQVVVKTGTSPCKANCPAHIGVQGYIKLAAQGKYREALELIKLENPFPAVCGHVCPRYCEQGCSRLGLDEAVAVDDIKKFIAEQDLNSEHRYVPKKKRDYHDKKIAIIGGGPAGLSCAYYLAIDNYDVTVFEKEKSLGGMLKFGIPSFRLEKNVLDAEIDVLKELGVNFKTGVEVGKDVSLDELRAQGFKAFYLAIGAQKGRLLGIEGEDASGVITGVDFLREENLNETKSLSGKVIVIGGGNVAVDVARMAVRAGGEEVSMFCLEKREEMPALPEEIREAEEEGIKITNSWGPKRILVTDGKVSGVEFKKCVSVFDKDGRFSPSYDENDTMTVECSFVITSVGQAIDLGSILEGSACEINRNQTVKADPVTYQSAQKDIFVGGDVLTGPKFAIDAIAQGKEGAISIHRFVHPGQSLVMGRTRRDYKPLDRENLELAGFDRLPRQRAEEPSGEEGKKTFRDLRKTLTEEQVKAETERCLKCGAVKVDEYMCIGCGMCTTRCRFGAISLKRVYDAHPSTLEKLKGVVIRNMVKREGKILFNKIFKPSPKNK, from the coding sequence ATGAGTAAAAAAGACAAGCCTAAAAAAATCTTGTATGCAGTCGATTATAAGCCGAAAAGAAAAAGTCCCTTTCTTTTGGAATTTGCCAACCATCTAAACCGGACAAAACCCGGTTCAAAACGGTCAATTACATACGATGACCCCGAATACTATGTTATGGAAAACATCGTTACCGACGAAATGGCAAAGGTCGGTATGTTTTTAAAAATCAGAACACCTCTAAGTGCTCAAGATATATCTCCCCTATGCGGAAAAACCGTGGAGGAAACCGAGAAGATTCTTTGGGATTTGGCCTATGTAGGCTGCTGTATTACCAATACCATTGACGGAGTAAATAAGTACTGGACCGAAATATGGGTTCCCGGCATTATGGAAATGATAAACAACAACAAGGAGCTTACCGAAAAGCATCCCGAAATAACCATAGCCTTCGATGCCTACGGAAAAAAGAAAGGAGAAATAGCTCCCGGTATCTTGCCCATGGGTGTTTCCCCGATGAGGGTTATTCCTATCGAAAGTGCAATCGAAAGCGATACCCATCATGCAAGCTATGAGGAAATTTCTCATTACCTAAACCAGCACACGATTTTCAGCGTTTCAGATTGCTCTTGCCGAACGGTGCGCGAAAAGATGGGAGAAGGCTGCGGACATCTAAAAGAAGATATGTGTATCCAGATGGGACACGCTGCCGAGTATTATATCAAGACCGGAAGGGCAAGGCAGATTACGCGTGAAGAAGCCTTTGAAATTATAAAAAGAGCGGAGGAAAACGGGCTCATGCACGATATTCCGAACCTCGACGGAGAGGGTAAAACTCATGCTATCTGTAACTGCTGCGGATGCGGCTGCCTTGCTATCCGAAATGCAATTATGTACAGAAACACGGATTTTTCACGCTCAAATTATATCTCCGTAATTGACGAAGAAAAATGTGTTGCCTGCGGCGAATGTGTAGAAAACTGCCCTTCAAATGCCCTAAGACTGGGACAAAAAATATGCTCTTCAAAGCCGATCCCCGAAGAAAAAACCGTAAAAACTCCCAGAGACCACCGATGGGGGCCTGAAGACTGGAATCCCGATTACCGCACAAACAGACAGGTTGTAGTAAAAACGGGAACCAGCCCCTGTAAGGCAAACTGCCCTGCCCATATAGGCGTTCAAGGTTATATCAAACTTGCGGCTCAGGGAAAATACAGGGAAGCCTTGGAGCTTATAAAACTTGAAAACCCATTTCCGGCAGTCTGCGGTCATGTATGTCCCCGTTATTGCGAGCAGGGCTGCTCAAGGCTGGGGCTTGATGAGGCCGTTGCCGTTGACGATATAAAAAAATTTATAGCAGAGCAGGATCTCAATTCCGAGCACCGCTATGTTCCTAAAAAGAAAAGAGACTATCACGATAAAAAAATCGCCATTATAGGAGGCGGCCCCGCAGGTCTTTCCTGTGCCTATTATCTTGCAATAGATAATTACGATGTAACCGTCTTCGAAAAAGAAAAATCCTTGGGCGGAATGTTAAAATTCGGTATTCCTTCATTTAGGCTCGAAAAAAATGTTCTTGATGCCGAAATAGATGTTTTAAAAGAACTGGGCGTAAACTTTAAAACCGGAGTCGAGGTAGGAAAAGATGTAAGCCTCGATGAACTTAGAGCTCAGGGCTTTAAGGCCTTTTACCTTGCAATCGGCGCTCAAAAGGGAAGGCTTTTGGGCATTGAAGGCGAAGATGCTTCAGGCGTAATTACAGGTGTGGACTTTTTAAGGGAAGAAAACTTAAACGAAACCAAAAGCCTTTCAGGCAAGGTAATCGTTATCGGGGGCGGAAACGTCGCCGTTGATGTAGCCCGAATGGCTGTCCGTGCAGGCGGCGAAGAAGTTTCCATGTTCTGTCTAGAAAAAAGAGAAGAAATGCCGGCCCTTCCGGAAGAAATCCGTGAAGCCGAAGAAGAAGGTATAAAGATTACAAACTCATGGGGCCCTAAACGCATTCTTGTTACGGACGGAAAGGTGAGCGGAGTTGAATTTAAAAAATGCGTTTCCGTTTTTGATAAGGACGGAAGGTTCAGCCCAAGCTATGACGAAAACGATACTATGACTGTAGAATGCAGTTTTGTTATAACCTCTGTAGGTCAGGCCATAGATCTAGGTTCTATCTTAGAAGGTTCCGCTTGCGAAATAAACAGAAATCAAACCGTAAAGGCAGACCCCGTTACCTACCAAAGTGCTCAAAAAGATATCTTTGTAGGAGGCGATGTATTGACAGGCCCTAAATTTGCCATAGATGCCATCGCCCAAGGAAAAGAAGGGGCTATTTCGATTCACCGCTTTGTACATCCGGGGCAAAGTTTGGTTATGGGCAGAACAAGGCGGGATTATAAACCCCTCGACCGTGAAAATTTGGAGCTTGCAGGCTTTGACAGACTGCCCCGCCAAAGAGCGGAAGAACCTTCCGGCGAAGAAGGAAAAAAGACATTTAGGGATTTACGCAAAACATTAACCGAAGAACAGGTAAAGGCTGAAACCGAACGCTGCTTAAAATGCGGAGCCGTAAAGGTTGACGAATACATGTGCATAGGCTGCGGAATGTGTACGACCCGCTGCCGTTTCGGAGCTATCAGCTTAAAGCGTGTTTATGATGCTCACCCAAGTACCCTCGAAAAGCTTAAAGGTGTGGTTATAAGAAACATGGTAAAGAGGGAAGGCAAGATTTTGTTTAACAAGATTTTTAAACCTTCTCCCAAGAATAAATAG
- a CDS encoding hydrogenase maturation nickel metallochaperone HypA/HybF, which translates to MHELSLVMEVVRRVDAIAKSNNVSEVDTIVLQIGEIATVVPHFVQACYPAAIDGTWMADTKLKIEMVKASVRCNNCNKVFDPIEYHGVCPSCSCDEHEILTGREFVIKEIVCY; encoded by the coding sequence ATGCACGAATTAAGTTTGGTCATGGAAGTTGTGCGCCGGGTTGATGCAATCGCTAAGTCCAATAATGTCAGCGAGGTTGATACAATAGTTTTACAGATCGGCGAAATTGCAACCGTTGTTCCTCATTTTGTTCAAGCCTGCTATCCTGCTGCCATAGACGGAACATGGATGGCAGACACAAAGCTTAAAATCGAAATGGTAAAGGCTTCAGTCCGCTGCAATAATTGTAACAAAGTTTTTGACCCGATAGAATATCACGGCGTATGCCCGTCCTGTTCTTGTGATGAACATGAGATTCTTACAGGCCGGGAATTTGTAATAAAAGAAATTGTGTGTTATTAA
- the hypB gene encoding hydrogenase nickel incorporation protein HypB — MKEFKIIEIKEGVYETNNAHAEKLRKKLKEEKKFLLNLMSSPGSGKTTLLKASIEALKKDFRIGVMEADLDSAVDAETISQTGAKVIQLHTGGMCHLDADMTEQGLEALGIKDLDLIFLENVGNLICPAEFDTGALKNVMILSVPEGDDKPLKYPPMFQVCDVLLITKMDASSFFNFSLEKCTEYVKKLNPNIKIFPVSALKGDGMEAWIEWLRSAVKDV; from the coding sequence ATGAAAGAATTTAAGATTATCGAAATTAAAGAAGGTGTTTACGAAACAAATAATGCCCATGCAGAAAAGCTGCGTAAAAAGTTAAAAGAAGAAAAAAAGTTTCTTTTAAATTTGATGTCGTCTCCCGGTTCGGGAAAGACGACCTTGCTGAAAGCAAGCATTGAGGCACTAAAAAAAGATTTTAGAATCGGGGTTATGGAAGCCGACCTTGATTCGGCCGTAGATGCCGAAACGATTTCACAAACAGGAGCAAAGGTAATTCAGCTCCATACGGGCGGAATGTGTCACTTGGATGCCGATATGACGGAACAAGGTTTGGAAGCATTGGGAATTAAAGACCTTGATCTTATCTTCCTCGAAAATGTCGGTAACTTAATTTGCCCCGCAGAATTCGATACGGGAGCCTTAAAGAATGTGATGATTTTAAGCGTTCCCGAAGGAGACGATAAGCCCTTAAAATATCCTCCGATGTTTCAAGTTTGCGATGTTCTTTTAATCACAAAAATGGACGCTTCAAGCTTTTTTAATTTTAGTCTTGAAAAATGTACCGAATACGTAAAAAAGCTCAATCCTAATATAAAGATTTTTCCCGTTTCCGCATTAAAAGGGGACGGAATGGAAGCTTGGATTGAATGGCTGCGTTCTGCCGTAAAAGATGTGTAA
- the amrA gene encoding AmmeMemoRadiSam system protein A, with protein MRKKELCSIDTNLRAAYITPHPPIIIPEIGRGEEKKIASTSKALKTISKEVRQIEPETIIIITPHAKMHRGAVTINTAPVIEGTMAQFGCPDLRFSAKNDERIVKEIIKKCKKTGFPYAAVDMNLDHGSFVPLYFISSEFLNFSLVHINYGIMLSAMLEEFGSILSDIIEEKKCKSVFIASGDLSHRLLSTGPYGFAPEGPKFDKEFVRIIKEGSLSEFADIPPLLTERAGECGLNSFLILSGLLSCYKHSQELLSYEGPFGVGYGVARFKVESIRQTEDEDLEVVFKGKKNFILPDSQTKDPYINLARRSIIYYLKHNKFLKPKNTEGIQSGKAGVFVCLKKKGELRGCIGTILPTKSRISEEIIKNAVSAALSDPRFPSVDLSEMDEIVCSVDILLEPEEIKSISDLDVKRFGVIVSSGSRTGLLLPNLEGIDSAGMQVAIALQKGGISPEEPYRMYRFEVIRHE; from the coding sequence ATGAGAAAAAAAGAGCTTTGTTCGATAGATACTAATCTAAGGGCTGCATATATCACCCCTCATCCTCCGATTATAATTCCCGAAATAGGCAGGGGAGAGGAGAAAAAAATAGCTTCAACTTCTAAGGCTCTTAAAACCATATCGAAAGAAGTAAGGCAAATAGAACCTGAAACTATTATAATCATTACTCCACATGCAAAAATGCATCGAGGGGCGGTTACAATAAATACGGCTCCGGTTATCGAAGGAACTATGGCTCAATTCGGTTGTCCCGATTTGCGCTTTTCAGCAAAAAACGATGAGCGGATTGTAAAAGAAATAATCAAAAAATGTAAAAAGACGGGTTTTCCTTATGCGGCTGTAGATATGAATCTCGATCACGGCTCCTTTGTTCCGCTTTATTTTATAAGCTCAGAGTTTTTAAATTTTTCTCTTGTGCATATAAATTACGGAATTATGTTGAGCGCAATGCTTGAAGAATTCGGGTCAATTCTTTCCGATATTATTGAAGAAAAAAAATGCAAATCAGTTTTTATTGCGAGCGGAGATCTTTCACATCGGCTTCTTTCTACAGGCCCTTACGGTTTTGCTCCTGAAGGACCCAAATTCGATAAGGAATTTGTAAGAATTATAAAAGAGGGCAGTCTTTCCGAATTTGCCGATATTCCTCCTTTGCTTACCGAAAGGGCGGGGGAGTGCGGGCTTAATTCTTTTTTAATTTTGTCGGGACTTTTGTCCTGTTATAAACATTCTCAAGAGCTGCTTTCCTACGAGGGCCCATTCGGAGTCGGATACGGTGTTGCTCGATTTAAGGTTGAATCTATAAGGCAGACTGAAGATGAGGACTTAGAGGTTGTTTTTAAAGGAAAAAAGAACTTTATATTGCCCGATTCTCAAACAAAAGACCCTTATATAAATCTTGCGCGAAGGAGTATTATCTACTATTTAAAGCATAATAAGTTTTTAAAACCTAAGAATACCGAGGGTATTCAATCAGGAAAGGCCGGTGTTTTTGTATGCTTAAAGAAAAAAGGTGAGCTTCGAGGATGTATAGGTACAATACTTCCTACCAAAAGCCGCATAAGTGAAGAAATAATTAAAAATGCAGTATCGGCAGCCTTGAGTGATCCACGGTTTCCTTCCGTCGATTTATCCGAAATGGACGAAATTGTCTGTTCTGTCGATATTCTTTTAGAACCTGAAGAAATAAAATCGATTTCGGATTTGGATGTAAAACGCTTCGGTGTAATAGTCTCATCGGGTTCGAGGACAGGTCTTCTTTTACCCAACCTTGAAGGTATCGATTCCGCCGGTATGCAGGTCGCCATAGCCCTTCAAAAAGGCGGAATAAGCCCCGAAGAACCTTACCGCATGTACCGCTTTGAAGTTATAAGGCATGAGTAG
- a CDS encoding ankyrin repeat domain-containing protein: protein MNVAIFYDEKKKDAAMAIKNIIISHECDVTLYNEDEIWKDENLHTPRHIMKNITHVLFIYNKNPAAYLGFMFFSGYATGLNLPVLVLEESEKLELPKNFLRSFVMLTIKSFESYFEVEKKRFTENQLKELARAKLLENGYSLFIPNYVRAVKNNEKEIVELFIDAGFDPSQKDSLGTPVLSLAVRNKCLETLELLLERGAAINLCAEDRNYTALMDAAQVGYLEAVQALLEKKADTNIQSKDGQTALILSVGRHEADIVEMLVKHGADYNIKDGLGMSALGYAKLFGDKKILSLFGEQTN, encoded by the coding sequence ATGAATGTCGCTATTTTCTATGATGAAAAGAAAAAAGACGCAGCGATGGCTATTAAAAATATAATCATATCCCACGAATGTGATGTAACTTTATACAATGAAGATGAGATATGGAAAGATGAAAATTTGCACACGCCGCGCCATATTATGAAAAACATTACTCATGTTCTCTTTATTTACAATAAAAATCCTGCTGCCTATTTGGGCTTTATGTTTTTTTCGGGCTATGCCACAGGTTTAAATCTTCCGGTTCTTGTACTTGAAGAAAGCGAAAAGCTAGAACTGCCTAAGAACTTTTTGCGTTCTTTTGTTATGCTGACAATTAAGTCCTTTGAGTCCTATTTTGAGGTAGAAAAAAAACGCTTTACGGAAAATCAGCTTAAAGAGCTGGCCCGTGCAAAACTTTTAGAAAACGGCTATTCTCTTTTTATTCCGAATTATGTGCGTGCGGTTAAAAATAACGAAAAAGAAATCGTAGAACTTTTTATCGACGCAGGCTTTGACCCTTCGCAAAAAGATTCCCTCGGAACACCGGTTCTATCCCTTGCCGTAAGAAACAAATGTTTGGAAACGCTTGAACTCCTGCTTGAAAGAGGGGCGGCAATAAACCTTTGTGCCGAAGACAGAAACTACACGGCCCTGATGGATGCGGCTCAAGTCGGATACCTTGAAGCGGTACAAGCCCTCCTCGAAAAAAAAGCCGATACCAATATTCAAAGCAAGGACGGACAAACAGCCCTGATTCTTTCGGTAGGCCGTCATGAAGCCGATATTGTGGAAATGCTTGTAAAGCACGGAGCCGATTATAATATCAAGGATGGTCTAGGTATGTCTGCCCTTGGGTATGCAAAACTCTTCGGGGATAAAAAAATTTTATCCTTGTTTGGTGAACAAACAAACTAA
- the queA gene encoding tRNA preQ1(34) S-adenosylmethionine ribosyltransferase-isomerase QueA, which produces MLTKEFNFDLPEELIAQSPSEKRGGDRLLILDKQSGKLEDRLFTELPEILPKNALMVFNNSKVRHARIYAKSKTNAICEFLMINPMKDSDGSLWQVMAKKAKRQKPGKTFLFEDGTEAEIIESEIPLESEFRCMKFNRVIDDEWLDKYGHMPLPPYIHRKDTQEDADRYQTVYAEIYGSIAAPTAGLHFTQEVLSKIRDKGIDIEYVTLHVGLGTFLPVRAEKIEDHKMHTEHFFISEKTAQTVEKAKKEGRPIIAVGTTTVRTLESAWDEKRKELKRGNQATNIFIYPSYKFKLIDKLFTNFHTPESSLVMLVSALAGKENIFKAYRHAVEEKYKFFSYGDAMLIL; this is translated from the coding sequence ATGCTTACAAAAGAATTTAACTTTGACTTGCCCGAAGAGCTGATAGCTCAATCTCCCTCCGAAAAAAGAGGCGGCGACAGACTTTTAATTTTAGACAAACAAAGCGGAAAACTTGAAGACCGGCTTTTTACGGAGCTTCCGGAAATTCTTCCAAAAAATGCCCTGATGGTTTTTAATAACTCGAAGGTGCGTCATGCCCGCATTTATGCAAAAAGCAAGACAAATGCAATATGCGAATTTTTAATGATTAATCCTATGAAGGACTCGGACGGTTCCCTTTGGCAGGTTATGGCAAAAAAAGCAAAACGCCAAAAACCCGGGAAGACCTTTTTATTTGAAGACGGAACGGAAGCTGAAATAATCGAGTCCGAGATACCTCTCGAAAGCGAATTCCGCTGTATGAAATTCAATAGGGTTATCGATGATGAGTGGCTCGATAAATACGGACACATGCCCCTGCCTCCCTACATTCACCGAAAAGACACCCAAGAAGACGCAGACCGCTATCAGACCGTCTATGCAGAAATCTACGGCTCGATTGCGGCTCCCACTGCCGGCCTCCACTTTACACAAGAAGTGCTTTCAAAAATAAGGGATAAGGGAATCGATATTGAATATGTAACCCTCCATGTGGGACTCGGCACCTTTCTTCCCGTACGGGCTGAAAAAATAGAAGACCATAAAATGCACACCGAACATTTTTTTATTTCGGAAAAAACGGCTCAGACCGTTGAAAAAGCCAAGAAGGAAGGAAGGCCTATTATAGCTGTAGGAACGACCACCGTGCGCACCCTCGAATCCGCATGGGACGAAAAAAGAAAAGAATTAAAACGGGGCAATCAGGCTACGAATATTTTTATTTACCCCTCATATAAGTTTAAGCTGATAGATAAGCTCTTTACCAATTTTCACACCCCGGAGTCGAGCCTCGTAATGCTGGTTTCCGCCCTCGCAGGAAAAGAAAATATTTTTAAAGCCTACCGCCATGCCGTCGAAGAAAAATATAAATTCTTTTCTTATGGGGATGCAATGCTGATTTTGTAG
- a CDS encoding PD-(D/E)XK nuclease domain-containing protein: MTENGLQDYRPDMENPIPILFQAGYLTIKSFDTEFGFYKLGFPNDEVKYGFLDNLVPAFTSIAKDASGLFVANFLRDLRSGNIDSFMERMYTACAGLPYSLAAKGNTNMRERDYQIAFYILFSLMGQFAQTEVVSSKGRADCVVHTSDAVYIFEFKLMGSGTPQEAIQQIKEKGYAEPYRMSGKKIILVGAVFGDGIDSDSPNNWISEELSI, encoded by the coding sequence ATGACCGAAAATGGCTTACAGGATTATCGTCCCGATATGGAAAATCCCATACCGATTTTGTTTCAGGCAGGGTATTTGACTATAAAAAGTTTTGACACCGAATTCGGATTTTATAAGTTAGGTTTTCCGAATGATGAGGTAAAATACGGCTTTTTGGATAACCTTGTACCGGCATTTACCTCAATAGCAAAAGATGCAAGCGGTTTGTTTGTCGCAAATTTTTTAAGGGATTTGCGGAGCGGAAATATAGATTCTTTTATGGAGCGTATGTATACAGCTTGTGCAGGACTGCCATATAGCCTTGCTGCAAAAGGCAACACCAATATGAGGGAGCGGGACTATCAAATTGCCTTTTATATCCTTTTCAGTTTGATGGGGCAGTTTGCTCAAACGGAGGTAGTAAGCTCAAAAGGACGAGCCGATTGTGTTGTGCACACTTCCGATGCCGTTTATATTTTTGAATTTAAATTGATGGGAAGCGGAACTCCTCAGGAGGCAATTCAACAAATAAAAGAAAAGGGATATGCCGAACCCTACAGGATGAGCGGTAAAAAAATAATTCTAGTAGGAGCCGTATTCGGTGACGGTATAGATTCGGACTCGCCCAATAACTGGATTAGTGAAGAATTGTCCATATAA
- a CDS encoding P-loop NTPase fold protein: MNEHIKEYCENFIESIDNPQFAVFLKGNWGTGKTYFIDTLLGKYKTSNKHNSPDIDESHIIKISLFGVKSYDDIDIKIYEAIHPVLSSNRMKIAGAVARSALKLGTSIDFNGDKKNDISMTIGGFSLGKGKTAKNIAKKLIVVDDFERALLEPCEIFGYFSEIIAQSNTKVIFIGNEEKIAEKNEQKKTEYLQIKEKIIGIEFEIEPDSERAIDHFVEILPFQNKDFFKTKTKEIIQNLGCTNLRTVWQALYNLHLLITLIDEEIEDTDKEYIFSIFLVLLYTKKS; the protein is encoded by the coding sequence ATAGAATCAATTGATAATCCACAATTTGCAGTTTTTCTAAAGGGAAATTGGGGAACAGGTAAAACTTATTTTATTGATACTTTATTGGGAAAATATAAAACAAGTAATAAGCATAACAGCCCTGATATTGATGAATCACATATCATTAAGATAAGTTTATTTGGTGTAAAAAGTTATGATGATATTGATATAAAAATTTATGAAGCTATTCATCCGGTCTTATCATCTAATAGAATGAAAATCGCAGGGGCAGTTGCTCGCTCCGCCTTAAAACTGGGAACAAGTATTGATTTTAATGGAGACAAAAAAAATGATATAAGTATGACTATTGGCGGATTTTCGCTCGGTAAAGGCAAAACTGCAAAAAATATCGCTAAAAAACTTATTGTTGTAGACGATTTTGAACGGGCTTTATTAGAACCCTGTGAAATATTCGGCTATTTTTCAGAAATAATTGCACAGTCTAATACAAAAGTAATTTTTATTGGGAATGAAGAAAAAATTGCAGAAAAAAATGAACAAAAGAAAACGGAATATTTACAAATAAAAGAAAAAATTATAGGTATAGAATTTGAGATTGAACCGGATAGCGAGAGAGCTATCGATCATTTTGTTGAAATCTTGCCATTTCAAAATAAGGATTTTTTTAAGACTAAAACAAAAGAAATCATACAAAACCTTGGTTGTACTAATCTTCGAACTGTTTGGCAGGCTTTATATAATTTGCATTTACTAATTACGCTAATAGATGAAGAAATAGAAGATACCGATAAAGAATATATTTTTTCCATCTTCCTTGTATTATTATATACAAAAAAATCTTGA